tctttctctatataTTGAAAGTATTTGTACTTTGTTAGTGGAATATGTTTCTTATCATAAATTGAATTGATCATTCGCAGAATATCAAGCTGTGCCTCCCATGTTAAATTATGCCTGACTCCTAACGCAAGacacataaaaataacatcACCGATTGTAGTATTTGTACAATTACATAATCTCTCTGGCAATGTCTTCTTTGTCTCTACATTGCTGTGATCGATAGGATCTGATAAAGTGTGTGATGAAGTATTATTAGCCAAAAAGTCGTTTTCTGATGATGATAAAGATCTTGAGTCTCTTTTTGGTGATGATGCGGATTTTGATGATGAATTCGAGGCAACCTCTCTGATTTCCTCGTCATCGTTAGATAAAATATCGGATTTACTTGATTCTTTCATATTGATAACGTTGtgtattttattacagttgttcttaaaaaaaaaacgaaatgttaattaaatgtaaaaaaaggaataaaaaacaaGGTAGTCGTTATAAGAAAATGAGAATTCTTATTctatcaaaatgttattttcagaatattttcaaaaaattactgCATACCTGCCAAGAACACGACGCATATTGGGCATCAGTAACTCTATTGATGACAGACATTAAATTGTTTTGTGTTATTTCATCTGTCTTTTTAGTGTCACTTTGCAATGTTGACGTTGCAAATGATATTGTattctgaaataatttctagtaaaaaatacatacatcgaaattttcatacaaattgtcagtatattcaaattattttacttaaattattaaatatcaaatatatacaaaaataatgtcaaaCTACCACTTTTGAGATTATTAAGgactatttattatatgttatgatacgtaaacatataataaatatgactcTAAATAAGAGCACaatcaaaaagataaaattttttgtacatgcATCTGCAGAATGATTCTAGTActgttttaacagaaaaatgtcAAGCAAGTGATATAACTAAATAAACAATACCTGATCAGGATTGTAAGGATTCTGATAATTTAATGATTCTCTTTGACAAACGCCTCGTTGTCGTCGACGGCAAGCAGGTAAGCGAGGGATATTTTCTTCAGTGTATAAAAAACGTTTGTAACGACGCGGCGACGTCTCATTGTGATTTTCAATTGATattataatgaagaaaattgtaagaaaattacGGTTTTTggacaattataattttttgctttggaaaattataattttcttttattttgataccAGCGTGATTATGAGTGTCTACAATAGCTacgtttaaaaaacataaagtCCATTACATATTGAAAATCATAGACACAGAAACAATGAATAACAACAGGTAACCGTGATAAAAATTGTTCTCAGATTTCTTCAAatactttttcagattttcgGTATAATTTTAGAactctcaatttttttatacgaattggaacacttttcaaaaatactcagaaagtctacatcttttctcaaaagttttatatatgttaagtataaaatatcCTGAGATTAAgactttttattgtataatttctgataaaatattaaatctataataaaaaaagttaaaagtattttttagacattatagaataagaaatttcagaatatttcagatttaacatgtatgaaaaattctacgAGAAGATGTAgactgagtatttctgaaaaacgttcaaattcttataataaaaattaggagaaaaattttcaccattAGGGAATAGATTTCTATTAATCGGAAGTTGCGAAATCTATGACTTGTTATTCTCTGTGCCTGGGTTATCATTGTGCAATAAGTTTAatgagctttctacaataagccgTAAATCGTAAGTCGTAAGAAAATAACCAATCACAGTCGATTATTTTTCTGTAATCTTGTTTGTGATTGGTCAGTAACTCGAGGGCGTAGCTACttctgcttttccctcctcaccgcgccgcgcctacagccgcggctgccaacgtctcggcgaccggcgggcggtccttgcgcgcggtgatacgctcTTATTcgcaaactttattaatttttttttcgttaactatggcaaatattaaaaaattataaaggacttttctgctcagttttacttgatctatcaatccacgaaaccacgggcggtagttacctgacatcctgtatggacctatttcatctattgatataaatatttatgtttcttaacaatactataaGGCACACAGTACCACGGAATCGCATGCCTTTTtttagacgtcttagagtcaacatttgaaggatctctgcagacgtctatgcaaagtcgatttgcagtcaactttgaaagcttgacttgaatgagtcgacttacagtcgatatacgGTTGTCGATATACAGTCGACGGTTGTACTTTTAGGGAATGTAGaaattcagcggaaaatttagttatgtcgcccgaccttagtttgctaaatgcggatgaataattatggatgaattaaattaatatattattatacgcgaatagtTTGCTTTGGTTCGTTATTggcactactttattaaaaaattatgatattgatatatttccggaatattactagCATATGCAATGCAATCTtccaggcatattgttaatttatgtttctgcaatgtctccgtaatattgcattgcaatctgcaacattgcaacattgctgcaatgttgctggaattttctatGCTGTATGAGACCTGTCTAAAACAATGCTCCAAATTAGTCATTTTGGAGCTTATTTCTGAAGCAACGCCCATCATCTCCCCACTGCTGCTTGTACCTTGACAGTCAAACCGCTGATCGCTCGGCTGGCGCTATGCCTCAAGAGCGTTCCTAAATATGCTTCCAGCATATTTTTCCTTAGATCCAATTATACcaacattaattttgttttaaaggaGACTTAAACATGTATTTGtctttatatttctctttcaataCATGAAGACAGTTGCATATTTAAGTCTTACTTAAAGTCAAAATAACGTTAGTGCAATCGGGCTTTAGGGACGCTCCTGAAGCATAGCAATAGTCGCGCGATTCGCGATTCGACTGTCGAGCTACGAGCGGCAGTGGAAAGACGATGGGCGTCGCTCCATGCTTCAAATATGCGAGTTTGTTTGAGACCTAACATGTTCGAACGTGCTTATTGTTACCGGATatcaatattttgcattattaactgttattttattttaattgcaatgaGCGCAATAAACAGTGCTGTTTCCGtttaaatcaaaaaaagaaGGGATCAACGGTCGCTACGGTTACCTTCTACTCAAGGACCATAATATAAACATCTTAGATCATGCTCTTCGCGCCGAAAGCGaccctctctcctttctttctctacCATTTCCACTAATTCACCTGCGAATTCTACGAAAAGGGGGGACCGGGGTTTTCCGGCGGTTGCCGCGCCTTTTCGCGAATGCTCAGATTCGTTTCTGACCGAGAGGCAATCATACTGTAGTAGCAtagtataaatacatattactCAAGGAGATCAGAAGTGCTTTACTCCTTTCCATTCCTCTCGACGCGAGCCTTTACTAAGGCTGTACTAGCCAACATAGCGAATTAACACCAAAAccaggagaaattcgcaaatccAACATCAaattggtccttcgagccggatcgtTGTCGAGAGAGGACTCGAGCCGATAACGTGCATTGCCTTACAGTCAAGCTAATTAGCCAACGTCTGATTGAGACGCAGAAGAGATCGCAGCACCAGAGGCGTGATGGCGAGTTACGAGGAGATTTTTGCGAAGCAaagcaaattaataaattccatTGCCAACGCCATCACAAACTTCAAAAAGCTAGGTCAAACAAGGATGACCTACGCTGCCGCATCAAGCCGACTTGAACGAGTGAAGGAAGCATTCCGAGAAGTTCGAGACCACGACGCCAAGCTCCATGTCCTGGCCACTGAGGAGCAACGGAGCACCCACGCTTATTTCAAGGAGAAGCAGTTCGACAGCTGCGAGATTCAGATGGACGCTGCCCTCGATTATTTCACGGAGATGATCACGCCGATGACACACAATTCAACGATGGATCTCTCTCACGCAAGTAATGACATTCCGACCGCACCACGTCCGATTTCTCGCCTACCAAGGATCGACCTCCCCACGTTTGATGGTTCGAGCGCTGGGAGACACTTCGCGATCGGTTTAAATCCATGATTATTAATGATCCGAGTTTAACTAATGTCGAGCGATTGCATTACTTATGTTCGAGCGTTTCCGGATCCGCCGGGAATGCTTTAATCCACTTGACCGTAACCGATGCGAACTTTGAAGTAGCATGGCGCATCTTATCGGCGCGATATGAGAACAAACGTCGACTTGTAAATTCACATTTAGAATCACTCTGGGCGTTGCCCGCAGCCCCGCATGAATCCTCGAAAGATCTACAGACGTTACTCGACTCTGCGGATATGTCGATACATGCGTTGAAAAAGCCTTGGCTGTCCAGTAGATACATGGGATGATGTCCTTGTGTTCCTAGTGTCGCAACGTTTAGATAAGACAACACGAAAGGCATGGGAACTCAAATTAGAACAATCAAAAGAGCCTCCGTCGTATTCTGACCTTCACGTGTTTTTAGAATCACGGATTCGCGCCTTTGAAGTTCTTGCGCCAAGAAAAGCGAGCAGTGCCACCGATACTGCCGCGTCAAAGGCGAAAGCCGTGAAATCAATATCCTCGCATGCGACTTCAGTAAAATTTCAATGTTCCGTTTGCAAGGGAGATCATCCCTTGTATCAATGCTCACAATTTTGGTCTTATACTCCGGAGCGTCGATTCGAATTCATAAAAACAAACAAACGATGTTATAATTGCCTTGCCTCAAATCACACTCTTAAGGAATGTAAGAATCCGTACCGTTGTCGTGAGTGCCGACAAAAACATAATACGCTCCTTCATTTAGCGAAACCGGCGGAATCACCGTGCGAGGAAACGGCGAATGCGACAGAGCTTACCAAAATAAATACAGGCGACAGGACTGTTTCGCTTTCCATTGCAATGCCCGTTAGGACTAAACGAGCCGCTGTTCTAACAACCGCGCGTGTTCGCGTACATTCCCCGCACGGTCGGTTTGCAGTCGCGCGGGCATTAATCGATACAGGTTCGGTCGCTAACATAATATCCGAAAATCTAGCGCAACTCCTACGCCTTCCGAGAATGAAGGACCGCGTCAATGTCTCGGGCATCGGCAAAAGGAAATCCGCGGCGCATCATGCCGCAAATGTGATGATTAGTCCGGCAACGAGCATCGAGCCCGCGTACTCAATTAACGCAATTATTTTGCTATCATTGTCGGATTATGCTCCCGTTAAGGTGCCGTCGAGTGCGCCATTAACACACATTCAAAACCTTCCGCTGGCCGATACCGATTTCTTAAGTTCCGATCCCATCGAGATTGTCCTCGGTTCGGACATTTACGCAGCGATACTTCGGGACGGAATAAAGAGGGGAGCTCCCGACGAACCGATAGCCCAGAACACGTCGCTCGGGTGGATCCTGGCCGGACCGCCAGCGAGATCGAGTTCAATTAACACCGTTCACGTACATCAAGATTGTGGACGATCTAAACACCACGCTCCGCAGATTCTGGGAGATCGAAGACCTTCCGTCTGGCCACTTCCCTACTCCGGAAGAGCAGCAATGCGAACAACACTTCCTCTCTACGCACTACCGCGACAACGACGGCCGATATATTGTTCGTCTCCCATTCCGCGACGGTCCTCCACGCGACCTCGGAGATTCTAAACGCTCGGCGCTCGCGAGCCTGCACCGTCTTGAGCGACGATTCCAGCAGGATCCCTCAACCGCAAAAGAGTATTCCGCTTTCCTCGCGGAGTACGAGAATTTAAACCATATGGAAAAATTAACTCCTAACGACTTAACACAACGCGCTCCTCGGTATTATATTCCACATCATGCCGTAATTCGCGAAGACAGCGATACAACACGACTTCGAGTTGTGTTTAATGCCTCTTGTCGAACCGCGAACAATAAATCGTTAAATGATTCTCTTCTGATCGGCGCGAAGCTACAAACCGATTTACCCAACATAATTATGCAATGGCGGCAATATAAGTATGTGCTTGCAGCCGACATTGCAAAAATGTATAGACAGATTCGAGTCGATCCGCGCGATGCTGAATATCAGTGCATTCTGTGGCGGTCCTCCACCACAGCTCCCGTCGACACCTATCAACTTCTCACCGTCACTTACGGTACTGCTGCCGCTCCCTTCCTCGCAATTCGCGTGTTACAACAGCTGGCTCGCGACGAAGGAGCTCAATTTCCGCTTGCCGTGCCAGTAATCAATCATCAAACGTACGTCGACGATTGCACGTTTGGTGCCGACGAGATTAACCTCGCAAAAAACACACGGGATCAATTGATTTCATTGTTGTTAAAGGGTTGCTTTCGTTTACGTAAATGGGCGAGTAATTGCTCCGAGCTTCTCCGCGACCTTGATCCGTCAGATCATGGAATCGCTTGCGACAAAAGTTTGCAAGACGACGACACGATTAAAATACTCGGCATCGCGTGGAATCCGGACCGAGACGTGTTTACCTTCCAAGTGTCCACGACAATTTCCATAGCCACTACGAAAAGGGAAATCTTGTCCGTTGTTTCCAAGCTTTTCGACCCACTCGGCTGGGTCGCGCCAGTAATTATTACCGCAAAGATTTTCCTCCAACGATTATGGTCAATCAAATGTGATTGGGACAACGCTGTCCCTTCTGACCTCGCTACCGAATGGGAGAGATTCCAGACTCGATTACCATTGATAAAAAAGATCGTCATCCCGCGATGGACGCATCATCACCCGAGTTGCAGCAATATAGAGCTACACGGGTTCGCCGACGCATCAACAAAAGCTTATGCCGCCGCCTTGTATTTACGAGTCGTTTCGTCTGACGGAAAGATCACAACTTCGTTAATTATCGCGAAGTCGAAAGTGGCTCCACTCAAGGTTATTAGTGTGCCGCGTCTCGAGCTTTGCGCCACGCTCCTGTTATCGCAACTCGTGGTGTTCGCCCAATCggcattacatttattacaagtTACTTGTCGATGTTGGACGGATTCAATGATCGTCTTAGCTTGGCTTAGCGACACCCCGTCGCGATGGAAAACGTTCGTCGCGAACCGGGTGTCCAAAATCCAACAATTACTTCCTGAAGTCAAATGGAGACACGTACCCACCCACAAAAATCCCGCAGATTGCGCGTCCCGTGGCATGGATCCCGGAAATCTCCAAAATTATTCTCTCTGGTGGACCGGTCCTGAATGGCTCCAAAATTCACACGAGAGCTGGCCAAACGGGCCGGCTCCAAATGCCGAAAGCCATGATGCCGAGCGTCGAGCGTCCATAACTGTGTGCGCAACTTGTCACCTCGAACCGTGGAATCTCGACTCGCGATTTTCGTCCTGGACAAGATTGCTGCGAGTCACCGCGTATATACTACGCTTTATCCATAACTCGAAACCCGCGCGCGGGGGACGCGGTGCTCTCCCCGACGCCGCATCATCACACGACTCGATTGCGCTACGCTCCGACGAGATTAACGCCGCGAGAGTGTTCTGGCTCAGATACATTCAAGCGAATTCGTTTCCTGACGAATTGTTGAGGCTTCGGAAGAATGAATCTGTGTCAAAATCGAGCCCATTAGCGCCGCTCGTACCATATCTTGATTCTGACGATCTCTTGCGAGTTCGAGGACGCCTAGAAAATTCAAATCTTTCCGGTGACGCCAAACATCCTATTATTCTGAAAGCCCACTCGCTCATAGACCTAATCATTAACGACATACATACGAAAGCATTCCATGCCGGTCCGCAATTGACTCTTGCGACTTTACGACAACAGTATTGGCTGCTTCGCGCGCGATCCACTGTTCGTTCTGTGCTCTACCGATGCGTCTCTTGCACACGCGAGAATGCGCGTGTTCCAGAGCAACTAATGGGCGAGTTACCCGATTTTCGCGTTAATAAAACATCGCGCCCCTTTATACACACGGGCGTCGACTACGCGGGGCCGTTGCTAGTTCGAACTTCCAAGGGTCGTGGGTACAAATCTCATAAAGCTTATATTGCAGTGTTCATTTGTATGACCACAAAAGCCCTGCATATCGAACTCGTGTCCGATTACTCTGCGGCTACCTTTTTAGCAGCGTATCAACGTTTTATAGCGCGCCGAGGAGCTCCAAGCTCCCTTTATTCAGATAACGGCACAACGTTCCACGGTGCTGATCGGGAACTAACCGCCTCCTTCCAAGCTACCACGCGGGatccaaattttcaaaattatatagctTGTGAAGGTGCAAAGTGGCATTTTCTTCCACCGTCAGCACCACATTTCGGTGGTCTTTGGGAAGCGGCGGTTAAAAGcattaaatatcatattaagCGTTCAATCGGATCGCATACATTGACGTTCGAAGAACTAACGACATTGTTATGccgaactatttttaaattcacgaCCGCTTGCCGCTGCGTCCGATTCTATCGATGATTATGCTCCTATCACCCCCGGTCATTTCTTGATCGGTACGAGCCTGACCGCAAGTCCTGAGGCAAGCGTACTTGATCTCTCAGAGCAACGTTTGTCTCGCTggcaattaatacaaaaattaaacgaAGAAATCTGGCGAGCATGGAGAAATAATTATCTTCATACTCTACAACAACGGCCGAAATGGCGTAGCGTACAGCAGTTAGCGAAGCAAGGACGATTAGTCCTGTTACGTGATCCTCTCGCGCCTCCGAGCAAGTGGAAACTTGGCCGCATTACACAGTGTCACCCGGGCCCTGATCATCTCATCCGAGTTGTTACGATAAAGACGGCAACTGCTGAATATAAGCGACCGATCACAAAAATCTGTTTCTTGCCTGTCGACATCAATTCTTACAATGAGCGCGACAACGCCACGGCGGGCGGTTTAGCACGATAAATAAACCTCGTGcctgtatacgaggtgtgttcaaaaagtatcgcgaattttgtgttttttcaaaaattatttatttattcatgaatatctattttgtccccttcaaagtaatccccatgagatattatacacttgtgccaacggtttttccaatcttcgaagcacttcaaaaaatcatttttttttatcttgttcagctcctccttcgatgccgtctttatctcgtcaagcgtagcgtaacgtcgtcctttcatgggcctcttcagtttagggaacaagaaaaagtcacagggagccagatctggggaatacggtggctgcggcatcattagtgtgttgtttttggccaaaaagtcgcgcacaagcaacgatgtgtgagcaggggcgttatcgtggtgcaaaagccaatttttgttcttccacaaatccgggcgtttctggcggattgcttcgcgcaaattgcgcataacttgcaggtaatattccttattgaccgttctaccctgtggcaagaactcatgatgcaccacgcccctgcaatcgaagaaaactgtcagcaaaactttcacattcgaccgaacttggcgcgcttttttcggtcttggttcgtgcggcagcttccattgagatgattgagctttggtttccacgtcataaccataaacccacgattcgtcaccagttatgaccctctggagcaaatttgggtcgtcgcggacagagtccaacatctcattagcaatgttcatgcgatgctgtttttggtcgcaattgagcaattttggtacgaatttcgcggcgacccgtctcatgcccaaatcattgataaaaatcgaatggcacgagccaatcgttatgtttaggtcctcagcaacttctctaacggtgattcgacgattggccaataccattttctccacttcattaattttttcgtctgttgttgaagtgctcgggcgtccggcacgctcttcgtcattcacatcttctcggccttctgagaacattttgtaccaccgataaacgttgcttcagTCCagggtagcttctccgtatgccacagtcaacattcggaatgcatccgcgcacttaatttcgtttttcacacaaaatttgatacaggttctttgatccatttttttgaataggtaaaaatcgaagacgatccaaaacacgtgcaagcaaagcagctgtcaacaattaagtgaacattcaaaatggccgagcttgtcggcataagtgagagacatgagtaccaacataacgccacaaaaagatcgaaattcgaatatacgtaacccgcgaaaattcaaaattcgggatactttttgaacacacctcgtatatgtaaatattaatctCAGCTACTGTTCATTACATTGTTGTATTCCGCTTAGCTTTAAGACCGGTCGAATTTATCGAATGTCACACACATTCGAGGCGGGCGGTATGTTTCCgtttaaatcaaagaaagaaGGGATCAACGATCGCTACGGTTACCTTCTACTCAAGGACCATAATATAAACATCTTAGATCATGCTCTTCGCGCCGAAAGCGaccctctctcctttctttctctacCATTTCCACTAATTCACCTGCGAATTCTACGAAAAGGGGGGACCGGGGTTTTCCGGCGGTTGCCGCGTCTTTTCGCGAATGCTCAGATTCGTTTCTGACCGAGAGGCAATCACACTGTAGTAACAtagtataaatacatattactCAAGGAGATCAGAAGTGCTTTACTCCTTTCCATTCCTCTCGACGCGAGCCTTTACTAAGGCTGTACTAGCCAATATAGCGAATTAACACCAAAAccaggagaaattcgcaaatccAACAAGTGCCGAATGGTATGCgctcgtaaaatataaaagtgataACACTACTAAGATAGTGCCACTgtgtaaaattaaagtaaaagtgGGTAAAGGTTTACGAATACCATTCAAACCAAAATCATTGACAGATTTTGATAAAACGGCTTTTTATGTTGTAAACACTGCGCGCGGCAATAATGATGGGAAAGAGCATAGATGGTATGCTTTAATCGGTATGCTAAATCGGTTTACTTGTTGGTAAGTgatgttattataaaatctaaCCTAAATCTAAAATCTCATAATCCAGAGATCACAGATTATATTTGGATCTTTTCACATGCCGCACACAAGCATAAGTGTCATATATGTTTTTGCTGAAGTGTGCTCGTATGTCTACCTCCGTGAAGTTGGAACCCGACTTTTACGAAATCAGATTTCAAAGTGtgtttcttgtaggattttgtcTGTAGATGattgtaataaacattattttgtttgtagttaaaaaataaatatgttatcggtttttaaaaaatagtaagaaattatttaatagctacagctcaaatggtatcagatttcaatctgaaatcgtttgtagttgtttgtagttcaagaatttttgtttatagtttaaaaataagaacgttatcaatttttaaaaaacagttgggaattattttataactacagTACAAATGGCATCCcacttctatataaaattgtttgtagttgtttgtagtatcaaaatttttgtttgtagttaaaaaatatatttataattaacttttaaataacaactgggtattaaattacaataaaaaatattacatcatATCGTCATTAAAAaccgtttgtagttgtttgtagtgtaAGAGTTTTTGTTCGTAGTTGTTTGGGAACAGCGTAATACGCGAACGCGAGTCATGCGTTGCTACATGCACCCGCTACATGCGAGCGATCGATATCGATCCTTTATCACGCGAGGGCACCACCTTACGACGGTGTCCTGCGCAAGCCCCCTCTGGGCGTCCGGGAGCGCTTGAGCGGAAGCAGGCGTTTTTGCCTCTCAGATAGAGATTCGCGAGACTCCTAATCGTACGGCCATGACTGCcggttaattaaatctctaatcTCATTTTTAAACTCACACGACCGTGTCTGTCGGTGTACCAAGTATCTCAGAGTACTTCCTTTAAAACTGTGCCTGTAGTGT
The window above is part of the Solenopsis invicta isolate M01_SB chromosome 8, UNIL_Sinv_3.0, whole genome shotgun sequence genome. Proteins encoded here:
- the LOC120358580 gene encoding uncharacterized protein LOC120358580; translated protein: MASYEEIFAKQSKLINSIANAITNFKKLGQTRMTYAAASSRLERVKEAFREVRDHDAKLHVLATEEQRSTHAYFKEKQFDSCEIQMDAALDYFTEMITPMTHNSTMDLSHAMSQRLDKTTRKAWELKLEQSKEPPSYSDLHVFLESRIRAFEVLAPRKASSATDTAASKAKAVKSISSHATSVKFQCSVCKGDHPLYQCSQFWSYTPERRFEFIKTNKRCYNCLASNHTLKECKNPYRCRECRQKHNTLLHLAKPAESPCEETANATELTKINTGDRTVSLSIAMPVRTKRAAVLTTARVRVHSPHGRFAVARALIDTGSVANIISENLAQLLRLPRMKDRVNVSGIGKRKSAAHHAANVMISPATSIEPAYSINAIILLSLSDYAPVKVPSSAPLTHIQNLPLADTDFLSSDPIEIVLGSDIYAAILRDGIKRGAPDEPIAQNTSLGFWEIEDLPSGHFPTPEEQQCEQHFLSTHYRDNDGRYIVRLPFRDGPPRDLGDSKRSALASLHRLERRFQQDPSTAKEYSAFLAEYENLNHMEKLTPNDLTQRAPRYYIPHHAVIREDSDTTRLRVVFNASCRTANNKSLNDSLLIGAKLQTDLPNIIMQWRQYKYVLAADIAKMYRQIRVDPRDAEYQCILWRSSTTAPVDTYQLLTVTYGTAAAPFLAIRVLQQLARDEGAQFPLAVPVINHQTYVDDCTFGADEINLAKNTRDQLISLLLKGCFRLRKWASNCSELLRDLDPSDHGIACDKSLQDDDTIKILGIAWNPDRDVFTFQVSTTISIATTKREILSVVSKLFDPLGWVAPVIITAKIFLQRLWSIKCDWDNAVPSDLATEWERFQTRLPLIKKIVIPRWTHHHPSCSNIELHGFADASTKAYAAALYLRVVSSDGKITTSLIIAKSKVAPLKVISVPRLELCATLLLSQLVVFAQSALHLLQVTCRCWTDSMIVLAWLSDTPSRWKTFVANRVSKIQQLLPEVKWRHVPTHKNPADCASRGMDPGNLQNYSLWWTGPEWLQNSHESWPNGPAPNAESHDAERRASITVCATCHLEPWNLDSRFSSWTRLLRVTAYILRFIHNSKPARGGRGALPDAASSHDSIALRSDEINAARVFWLRYIQANSFPDELLRLRKNESVSKSSPLAPLVPYLDSDDLLRVRGRLENSNLSGDAKHPIILKAHSLIDLIINDIHTKAFHAGPQLTLATLRQQYWLLRARSTVRSVLYRCVSCTRENARVPEQLMGELPDFRVNKTSRPFIHTGVDYAGPLLVRTSKGRGYKSHKAYIAVFICMTTKALHIELVSDYSAATFLAAYQRFIARRGAPSSLYSDNGTTFHGADRELTASFQATTRDPNFQNYIACEGAKWHFLPPSAPHFGGLWEAAHYGAAISRTRRRSLSDCENGRQLQEVGARQFYYIRHAEPDVHFGEAVDSVPKATAHLKAAVKPAERDEWPYFSEEQFRKATEDYYEASDYLSEVLERLTRPTAHVTASSTLDLSSGQAQSRCRE